A stretch of Halococcus sediminicola DNA encodes these proteins:
- a CDS encoding SDR family NAD(P)-dependent oxidoreductase has protein sequence MTTEQFSVDGDTALVTGASSGIGREIAERFADDGAEVVVCSREQDNVDPVADGIEDAGGSALAVECDVRERESVEALVEATVEEFGDLDTLVNNAGASFMANFEGISENGWKTIVDINLHGTYHCTQAAGEVMREAGGGTIVNFASVAGQEGAPYMSHYAAAKAGVVNLTSTLAYEWADDGVRVNCIAPGFVATPGVASQMGVTADDIDREEVDRKIGTSEEIADVTQFLASPAASYLTGETITARGVPDIMESPE, from the coding sequence ATGACGACCGAGCAGTTCAGCGTCGACGGCGACACCGCGCTCGTCACGGGCGCATCGAGCGGCATCGGGCGGGAAATCGCGGAACGATTCGCCGACGACGGGGCCGAGGTCGTGGTCTGCTCGCGCGAACAGGACAACGTCGACCCCGTGGCGGACGGAATCGAGGACGCCGGCGGCTCGGCGCTCGCCGTCGAGTGCGACGTGCGCGAGCGCGAGTCGGTCGAGGCACTGGTCGAGGCAACAGTCGAGGAGTTCGGCGATCTCGACACGCTCGTGAACAACGCGGGCGCGAGTTTCATGGCGAACTTCGAAGGCATCTCCGAGAACGGCTGGAAGACCATCGTTGACATCAATTTACATGGTACCTACCACTGCACGCAGGCCGCCGGCGAGGTGATGCGCGAGGCCGGCGGGGGAACCATCGTGAACTTCGCCAGCGTCGCCGGCCAGGAGGGCGCACCGTACATGAGCCACTACGCCGCCGCCAAAGCGGGTGTGGTGAACCTCACCTCGACGCTTGCCTACGAGTGGGCCGACGACGGGGTGCGGGTCAACTGCATCGCACCGGGATTCGTCGCCACACCGGGCGTGGCGAGCCAGATGGGCGTCACCGCCGATGACATCGATCGAGAGGAAGTCGACAGAAAGATCGGCACGAGCGAGGAGATCGCCGACGTGACCCAGTTTCTGGCCTCGCCCGCCGCGTCGTATCTCACGGGCGAGACCATCACCGCACGCGGCGTGCCCGACATCATGGAATCGCCCGAATGA
- a CDS encoding TIGR04024 family LLM class F420-dependent oxidoreductase has protein sequence MSPAADRDVFLPVGAQPSIDALCAQAERAEELGYNRVWLPETWGRDAVTVLTSIAHRTDEVGIGTSILPIYSRSPVLIGQTAATLQEVSDGRFRLGLGPSGPIVIENWHGVKYGNPLRRTRETVEIVKQVLAGEEVDYDGDYFDLSGFRLRCDPPETPPNVDAAGMGPKSVELAGRFADGWHALMLTREGIRDRLDDLSRGADLADRDPDDVRVTLSLTCAALDDGERARESVRQHLAFYVGGMGTFYRDSLARSGHEETAEAIYEHWQAGEREAAMDAIDDDLLDAIAIAGTPEQARGRFEKFAAIDGVDGISVSFPRDATLDEIEATTAALAPN, from the coding sequence ATGAGTCCCGCAGCCGACCGCGACGTGTTCTTGCCCGTGGGCGCACAGCCGAGCATCGACGCGCTCTGTGCGCAGGCCGAGCGCGCCGAGGAACTAGGCTACAATCGCGTATGGCTGCCCGAGACGTGGGGTCGCGACGCGGTGACGGTGCTCACCTCGATTGCCCATCGAACGGACGAGGTCGGCATCGGCACCTCGATTCTGCCCATCTACTCGCGTTCCCCAGTTTTGATCGGCCAGACCGCCGCCACCCTTCAGGAGGTCTCGGACGGACGTTTTCGGCTGGGTCTCGGTCCGTCGGGACCGATCGTCATCGAGAACTGGCACGGCGTCAAGTACGGCAACCCGCTCCGCCGAACGCGCGAGACCGTCGAGATAGTGAAGCAAGTGCTCGCCGGCGAGGAGGTCGACTACGACGGCGACTACTTCGATCTCTCGGGCTTTCGGCTGCGATGTGACCCACCCGAAACCCCACCGAACGTGGACGCGGCCGGCATGGGACCGAAAAGCGTGGAACTCGCCGGGCGTTTCGCCGACGGCTGGCATGCGCTCATGCTCACTCGTGAGGGGATCCGCGACCGCCTCGACGACCTCTCCCGAGGCGCGGACCTCGCCGACCGCGACCCCGATGACGTGCGCGTGACGCTCTCGCTGACCTGTGCAGCCCTCGACGATGGTGAGCGTGCCCGCGAGTCCGTCCGCCAGCATCTCGCCTTCTACGTGGGCGGAATGGGTACGTTCTACCGCGACAGTCTCGCGCGCAGTGGCCACGAGGAAACCGCCGAAGCGATCTACGAACACTGGCAGGCCGGCGAGCGCGAGGCGGCGATGGACGCCATCGACGACGACCTCCTCGACGCCATCGCGATCGCCGGCACCCCCGAGCAAGCTCGCGGGCGCTTCGAAAAATTCGCCGCCATCGACGGCGTCGACGGGATTTCGGTGTCGTTCCCGCGCGACGCGACGCTCGACGAGATCGAAGCGACGACCGCGGCGCTGGCCCCGAACTGA
- a CDS encoding DNA-methyltransferase, protein METDHRVVVGDSRRLDRVDDDSVELVVTSPPYPMIEMWDDLFADLDDAVADHLDAGEGREAFESMHDQLDAVWDELGRVLVDGGIACINVGDATRTVGDSFRVWGNHSRIVDAFEQRGFEPLPEILWRKPANSGTKFMGSGMLPPNAYVTLEHEYILVFRNGEKREFEPHAERRYESAYFWEERNRWFSDLWTDVGGELQALDGADLRERSGAYPLAIPYRLVNMFSAYGDTVLDPFWGTGTTTLAAMAAARDSIGYERDAAFTRAFDDRVADVPSISRTVGHQRLADHRAFVAERGAKRFAYEADRYGFPVTTKQERSMRLYTVETVAETANGYRAVHEPLEAD, encoded by the coding sequence ATGGAGACCGACCATCGCGTCGTCGTCGGCGACTCCCGGCGACTCGACCGGGTCGACGACGACAGCGTCGAACTCGTCGTCACCTCGCCGCCGTATCCGATGATCGAGATGTGGGACGACCTGTTCGCCGACCTCGATGACGCGGTCGCGGACCATCTCGACGCGGGCGAGGGACGGGAAGCGTTCGAGTCGATGCACGACCAGCTCGATGCGGTCTGGGACGAACTCGGCCGCGTCCTCGTCGACGGCGGCATCGCCTGCATCAACGTCGGCGATGCGACCCGGACCGTCGGTGACAGCTTTCGCGTCTGGGGGAATCACTCCCGCATCGTCGATGCTTTCGAGCAGCGTGGGTTCGAGCCGCTCCCCGAGATCCTCTGGCGCAAACCGGCCAACTCGGGCACGAAGTTCATGGGCAGCGGCATGCTCCCGCCGAACGCCTACGTCACGCTCGAACACGAGTATATACTGGTTTTTCGTAACGGGGAGAAACGGGAGTTCGAGCCACACGCCGAACGCCGCTACGAGTCGGCGTATTTCTGGGAGGAGCGCAACCGATGGTTCTCGGACCTCTGGACGGACGTCGGGGGCGAACTCCAGGCGCTCGACGGTGCGGACCTGCGGGAGCGCTCGGGAGCCTACCCACTCGCGATCCCCTACCGACTCGTCAACATGTTCAGCGCCTATGGTGACACGGTTCTCGACCCCTTCTGGGGTACGGGGACGACGACTCTCGCCGCGATGGCCGCCGCTCGCGACTCCATCGGCTACGAACGCGACGCGGCGTTCACACGCGCCTTCGACGACCGCGTCGCCGACGTTCCTTCGATCTCCCGAACCGTCGGTCACCAGCGACTCGCCGACCATCGCGCGTTCGTCGCCGAGCGTGGCGCGAAGCGCTTCGCGTACGAGGCCGACCGATACGGGTTTCCCGTCACCACGAAACAGGAGCGATCGATGCGACTCTACACCGTCGAGACCGTCGCCGAGACGGCGAACGGCTACCGCGCCGTCCACGAACCGCTCGAAGCCGACTAA
- the msrA gene encoding peptide-methionine (S)-S-oxide reductase MsrA: MATETERATLAGGCFWCIEAPMEELDGVQDVTSGYAGGHTENPTYREVCSGTTGHAEVIQVEYDPERIAYEDLLDVFFTVHDPTQLNRQGPDVGSQYRSAIFTHSDDQQEKAETYVDALDAEGGYEDDVVTEVEPLDTFYEASEEHQNYYEKNPDDAYCTFHAQPKIEKVREKFAEKLAA; this comes from the coding sequence ATGGCAACCGAAACCGAACGTGCGACGCTCGCCGGCGGCTGTTTCTGGTGTATCGAGGCCCCGATGGAGGAACTCGACGGCGTGCAGGACGTGACCTCGGGCTACGCGGGCGGCCACACGGAGAACCCGACCTACCGCGAGGTCTGCTCGGGCACTACCGGCCACGCGGAGGTCATCCAGGTCGAATACGACCCGGAGCGCATCGCCTACGAGGACCTCCTGGACGTCTTTTTCACCGTCCACGATCCGACCCAACTGAATCGGCAGGGTCCAGACGTCGGCAGCCAGTACCGTTCGGCGATCTTCACCCACAGCGACGATCAACAGGAAAAGGCCGAAACCTACGTCGACGCGCTCGACGCGGAGGGTGGCTACGAGGATGACGTCGTGACCGAGGTTGAACCGCTCGACACGTTCTACGAAGCGAGCGAGGAACACCAGAACTACTACGAGAAGAACCCCGACGACGCCTACTGCACCTTCCACGCCCAACCGAAAATCGAAAAGGTGCGCGAGAAGTTCGCCGAGAAACTCGCGGCCTGA
- a CDS encoding thiamine pyrophosphate-binding protein, with product MTDYTGAELFVDALADYGVTHVFGNPGTTELPVVHAIADSDIEYVLGLHEDIAVGMAGGYAQTRRYHSHRDDEITPLGVANLHLAPGLAHGLGNLYAAKVAGAPLLVTAGNHSLDFRHEEPILSGNLLRMTRQFCKSSHEVLDVEAVPTMVRRAVRTALTPPTGPVFLGLPLDTMLAETDASPERLGPIQTGGGGDAASIERATDLLVEADAPVLVVGDHVARADAVAAAVDLAEASGARVHGEILLSEVDFPMDHEQWVSPIPPDEDLARTLLSADTVIFAGCSTNTTLTRHEGELVASDTTCIHLSDAVHEIGKNQPADAAVVGDPGDVMGDLATRLRERLGDEQRDERLEAVRSVKEMIEGQLAAMGHGDEDDKRASKAELVDALRESAPDAYIVDEGITSKYAMLTRWPLQPEQYISNKGGGLGYGLPASVGAALAESQHEEPRDVVGFVGDGSYLYYPHSLYTAARYDLDLTVVIPDNRNYRILKDNTLDVMGGEEDEYNWQDMEFDPPVDIPTNAASHGARGELVESPDDIAPAVEDALDRAGPDVLDVLVHD from the coding sequence ATGACAGACTACACCGGCGCGGAGCTGTTCGTCGATGCGCTCGCCGACTACGGCGTCACGCACGTCTTCGGCAACCCCGGAACGACCGAACTCCCGGTGGTCCACGCCATCGCCGACAGCGACATCGAGTACGTCCTCGGCCTCCACGAGGACATCGCGGTCGGGATGGCCGGTGGCTACGCCCAAACCCGCAGATACCACTCCCACCGCGACGACGAAATCACTCCGCTCGGCGTTGCGAACCTCCATCTCGCGCCGGGGCTGGCTCACGGATTGGGGAATCTCTACGCCGCGAAGGTCGCCGGCGCGCCGCTGCTGGTGACGGCCGGCAACCACAGTCTTGATTTCCGCCACGAGGAACCGATCCTCTCGGGCAACCTGCTCAGGATGACCCGGCAGTTCTGCAAGAGTAGTCACGAGGTTCTCGACGTCGAGGCGGTGCCGACGATGGTCCGCCGGGCGGTGCGGACGGCGCTCACGCCACCCACGGGACCCGTCTTCTTGGGATTGCCACTAGACACGATGCTCGCCGAAACCGATGCCAGCCCCGAGCGGCTCGGGCCGATTCAGACGGGAGGAGGCGGCGACGCCGCGAGCATCGAGCGCGCGACCGACCTGTTGGTCGAGGCCGATGCGCCGGTGCTGGTCGTCGGCGACCACGTGGCACGGGCAGACGCGGTCGCGGCGGCGGTCGACCTGGCCGAGGCGAGCGGCGCGCGCGTCCACGGCGAGATCCTCCTCTCGGAGGTCGACTTCCCGATGGACCACGAGCAGTGGGTCTCGCCGATTCCACCCGACGAGGACCTCGCGCGAACGCTGTTGAGCGCCGACACCGTGATCTTCGCGGGCTGCTCGACGAACACGACGCTGACGCGCCACGAGGGCGAACTCGTCGCCAGCGATACGACCTGTATCCATCTGAGCGACGCGGTCCACGAGATCGGGAAGAACCAGCCCGCCGACGCGGCCGTCGTCGGCGACCCCGGCGACGTGATGGGCGATCTCGCCACCCGACTGCGCGAGCGCCTCGGCGACGAACAGCGGGACGAACGGCTCGAAGCCGTGCGCTCGGTGAAGGAGATGATCGAAGGGCAACTGGCTGCGATGGGTCACGGCGACGAGGACGACAAGCGCGCCTCGAAGGCCGAACTCGTCGACGCTCTCCGGGAGAGCGCCCCGGACGCCTACATCGTCGACGAGGGCATCACGTCGAAATACGCGATGTTGACGCGCTGGCCGCTCCAGCCCGAACAGTATATCTCGAACAAGGGCGGCGGATTGGGCTACGGACTCCCGGCATCGGTGGGTGCGGCGCTCGCCGAGAGCCAGCACGAGGAGCCACGGGACGTCGTGGGATTCGTCGGCGACGGCTCGTATCTCTACTATCCCCATTCGCTCTACACCGCCGCCCGGTACGACCTCGATCTCACGGTCGTGATCCCCGACAACAGAAATTATCGCATCCTGAAGGACAACACCCTCGACGTCATGGGTGGCGAGGAAGACGAGTACAACTGGCAGGACATGGAGTTCGACCCACCGGTCGACATCCCGACGAACGCCGCAAGCCACGGCGCGCGCGGGGAGTTAGTCGAATCGCCCGACGACATCGCGCCCGCTGTCGAGGATGCACTCGACAGGGCTGGCCCGGACGTGCTCGACGTGCTGGTTCACGACTGA
- a CDS encoding DUF7537 family lipoprotein, translating to MRKAILVVLCAAVVLAGCNGFAPGDDETPARTVTPADVPTDRPTPTPVPQLAPGLTEGGVTDAFALGEAHAAALDDTSYTLHEDFIVEYANGTAYNRGSTDARLAANDSRYFVRQNASGLLFDGGAFARVIWSNGERVLVADTANDSTSYNSPRDVEGESVPPREALVIDPTKRQQLYSYLGSVETRVTGTETRNGTTLHRVESTGVTNPAAFEVQWRDPRDLSLVAFVDSRGFVHEYRLDYTASLDGTPVAVRRHVHYTNLGNTTVERPSWYDAAIANVSTATMTTD from the coding sequence ATGCGGAAGGCGATTCTCGTCGTACTCTGCGCGGCGGTCGTTCTCGCCGGCTGTAACGGGTTTGCGCCCGGTGACGACGAGACCCCGGCTCGGACGGTGACGCCGGCGGACGTGCCCACCGACCGGCCGACCCCAACGCCCGTGCCACAGCTCGCACCGGGCCTCACCGAAGGGGGTGTGACCGACGCGTTCGCGCTCGGCGAGGCCCACGCGGCCGCTCTCGATGACACATCCTACACCCTGCACGAGGACTTCATTGTCGAATACGCGAACGGAACCGCTTACAACCGGGGTTCGACCGACGCCCGACTCGCGGCCAACGACAGCCGGTACTTCGTCCGGCAGAACGCCTCCGGACTGCTCTTCGACGGCGGTGCGTTCGCCAGGGTGATCTGGTCGAACGGCGAGCGCGTCCTCGTAGCCGACACGGCGAACGATAGCACGTCGTACAACTCTCCGCGGGACGTCGAGGGCGAGTCGGTACCACCCCGCGAGGCACTCGTGATCGATCCGACGAAGCGCCAACAACTGTACTCTTACCTCGGCTCGGTCGAGACCCGTGTGACCGGAACCGAGACGCGAAACGGAACGACGCTCCACCGCGTCGAGTCGACGGGCGTGACTAATCCAGCCGCCTTCGAGGTCCAGTGGAGGGATCCACGGGATCTCTCGCTCGTCGCGTTCGTCGATTCGCGCGGGTTCGTCCACGAGTACCGACTCGACTACACGGCATCGCTCGACGGCACTCCCGTCGCCGTTCGCCGGCACGTGCACTACACGAACCTCGGAAACACCACCGTCGAGCGTCCCTCCTGGTACGATGCGGCCATCGCAAACGTTTCGACCGCTACGATGACTACTGATTGA
- a CDS encoding FAD-binding oxidoreductase, whose protein sequence is MPHDCGFLADHLADEQVSLDADDRDGHAGDWGTPEDERVRPEAVCWPESTAEVSAVLAAANERGVPVTPYAAGTGLEGNALPAFEGISMDCTRMDEVIEIRPDDFQIDVEPGVMGSAVNDAVAEHDLFLPPLPQSGDISTVGGMVANDASGAKTVKYGEVDDWVLGLEAVLADGTVIETGGRAVKTSSGYNLTDLIVGSEGTLAVVTRVTVELARRPKQIRGGRATFPDLDAAAEAIAAAMQTGVDVATIELIDPLSTKIANAYSGTDLPNVPTVFLEFHANHHVEDEIETCRAVFEDHGAERFAMAAGDEMEELWEARRNLANAMLAYDPPRRPAKPGDVTVPISHFPEIVRYAKARGDEYSLDVTTFGHAGDGNVHYNVLVDPNDEEELAAGREISDDVVRRAIELGGTATGEHGVGQGKREYMVEEHGENGVETMRAIKRALDPKDTLNPGKIFPETADGERLRVD, encoded by the coding sequence ATGCCACACGACTGTGGATTTCTCGCCGACCACCTCGCCGACGAGCAGGTATCGTTGGACGCCGACGACCGTGACGGCCACGCCGGCGACTGGGGAACCCCTGAGGACGAGCGCGTGCGCCCCGAGGCAGTCTGTTGGCCGGAATCCACCGCGGAGGTGAGCGCGGTGCTCGCCGCGGCCAACGAACGGGGAGTGCCGGTGACGCCCTACGCGGCGGGCACGGGGCTGGAGGGCAACGCGCTGCCCGCTTTCGAAGGTATCAGCATGGACTGCACGCGGATGGACGAGGTGATCGAGATTCGACCGGACGACTTCCAGATCGACGTCGAACCGGGCGTCATGGGGTCGGCGGTGAACGACGCGGTCGCCGAGCACGACCTCTTCTTGCCGCCGCTACCCCAGTCGGGCGACATCTCGACCGTGGGTGGAATGGTCGCCAACGACGCAAGCGGCGCGAAAACCGTGAAGTACGGCGAGGTGGACGACTGGGTGCTCGGTCTCGAAGCGGTGCTCGCTGACGGCACAGTCATCGAAACGGGTGGCCGGGCGGTCAAAACGTCGAGCGGCTACAACCTGACGGATCTCATCGTGGGCAGCGAGGGCACCCTTGCAGTCGTCACGCGCGTGACCGTCGAACTCGCCCGCCGGCCGAAACAAATTCGTGGGGGCCGGGCGACCTTCCCCGACCTCGATGCGGCGGCCGAGGCGATAGCGGCGGCGATGCAGACCGGCGTCGACGTGGCCACCATCGAACTCATCGACCCGCTGAGCACGAAAATCGCCAACGCTTACTCCGGAACCGATCTCCCGAACGTTCCCACAGTCTTCCTCGAATTCCACGCTAACCACCACGTCGAGGACGAAATCGAGACCTGCCGCGCAGTCTTCGAAGATCACGGAGCCGAGCGCTTCGCGATGGCTGCCGGCGACGAGATGGAGGAGTTGTGGGAAGCCAGACGAAATCTTGCGAACGCCATGCTCGCCTACGACCCGCCACGCCGGCCGGCCAAACCCGGCGACGTTACTGTGCCCATCAGCCACTTCCCCGAAATCGTCCGCTACGCAAAAGCGCGCGGCGACGAATACAGCTTGGACGTGACGACGTTCGGCCACGCCGGCGACGGTAACGTCCACTACAACGTGTTGGTCGACCCCAACGACGAGGAGGAACTCGCGGCCGGCCGAGAGATTTCGGACGACGTCGTCCGGCGAGCCATCGAACTCGGTGGCACGGCGACCGGCGAGCACGGCGTCGGCCAGGGAAAGCGTGAGTACATGGTCGAAGAGCACGGTGAGAACGGTGTAGAGACGATGCGTGCCATCAAGCGCGCACTCGACCCGAAGGATACTCTGAACCCCGGCAAGATCTTTCCCGAAACCGCCGACGGCGAGCGCCTGCGGGTCGATTGA
- a CDS encoding mechanosensitive ion channel family protein has translation MIHAHTIGSTALQIQVPQFLQETVAGIIAFLPVLLSGIVVLLIGWVLGRVLGAVVTRVVEGIGLSKYTQGTPLESDRSGDGGIAGALGKLVKYIVYFYAALAASDILGIAILSQLLSDIGTFLPVVLSAVVVLVIGFVVGRAVGDIVADVVGGFNLGSYFHDTPLERVTRTAGGIGGIVGALVEYYIYFLTLLTAAGILQIPALSRLLNDFAGFVPALIGGVAVLIVGALAAEFIEDIVASTDRSRLTSLVGLGVKLFVYYLAITIALDTMGFDATVLTTLFTSFVTAFFGALAVALALAIGIGLGWGSKDYVADNIDDWMGSARDSAGDLTDESAGHGSSDEFGSSGPDDGPGGSGPSGTGGSDI, from the coding sequence ATGATTCATGCACACACGATCGGAAGTACAGCACTACAGATACAGGTCCCACAGTTCCTCCAGGAGACCGTCGCGGGCATCATCGCGTTCCTGCCGGTGCTTCTCAGCGGCATCGTCGTCCTGCTCATCGGGTGGGTGCTCGGCCGGGTGCTCGGTGCCGTCGTCACCCGCGTCGTCGAGGGCATCGGCCTCTCGAAGTACACACAGGGGACGCCACTCGAAAGCGACAGGAGCGGTGATGGCGGCATCGCCGGCGCGCTCGGAAAACTCGTCAAGTACATCGTCTATTTCTACGCCGCACTCGCGGCATCGGACATCCTCGGCATCGCGATCCTCTCACAGTTGCTCTCTGACATCGGCACGTTCTTGCCGGTCGTCCTCTCGGCGGTCGTCGTTCTCGTCATCGGGTTCGTCGTCGGCCGGGCCGTCGGCGACATCGTCGCGGACGTCGTCGGTGGGTTCAACCTCGGGAGCTACTTCCACGACACGCCGCTCGAACGAGTCACGAGGACGGCCGGCGGCATCGGCGGCATCGTCGGCGCGCTCGTCGAGTACTACATCTACTTCCTCACGCTCCTCACCGCGGCGGGCATCCTCCAGATTCCCGCGCTCTCGCGGCTGTTGAACGACTTCGCCGGGTTCGTCCCGGCGCTCATCGGCGGCGTCGCAGTCCTGATCGTCGGCGCGCTCGCCGCGGAGTTCATCGAGGACATCGTCGCCAGCACCGACCGGAGTCGGCTGACGAGCCTCGTCGGGCTCGGGGTGAAGCTGTTCGTCTACTACCTCGCCATCACCATCGCGCTCGACACGATGGGCTTCGACGCAACCGTGCTCACGACGCTGTTCACCTCGTTCGTGACGGCCTTCTTCGGCGCGCTCGCGGTCGCCCTCGCCCTCGCCATCGGCATCGGTCTCGGCTGGGGGAGCAAGGACTACGTCGCCGACAATATCGACGACTGGATGGGCAGTGCGCGCGACAGCGCCGGCGACCTCACCGACGAGAGCGCCGGTCACGGCTCATCCGACGAGTTCGGCTCATCCGGTCCCGACGACGGCCCGGGTGGTTCCGGCCCGAGCGGCACGGGCGGCTCCGACATCTGA
- a CDS encoding AI-2E family transporter: MASLLGDYDRSRIPIWGMAVVFGLALAFIVWRYVGTFVLGLFVYYITRPIHRRLADRVPTSSLAAAVSLSTVALPIILLIGYTLYVGVFQLADVAESANLQPVLDALEPYVGDAGVGTEPQAIIDSAIADPQQFLSGGVVDAITEATTPLFAYLGAFGNALIHLFVVLALAFYLLRDDHKLAAWFRRQLAGEGTPVYAYLDAVDRNLKTIYFGNILNAFSTAILAAVSYNALNAISPAGVAVPSPTLLGLLTGVGSLVPVIGMKIVYVPVALLLGVEAVLVSPALLWFPLVFAAVSLVIVDTIPDLVLRPYVSGRDLHTGSVMIAYIVGPLLFGWYGLFLGPLLLVLFVHFARILLPELVRGEPLTAQATAGNPLHPASDIAVPEPEPVETADESSTESVDETAESASDDAARRSSEGSDTDD, encoded by the coding sequence ATGGCTAGCCTCCTCGGCGACTACGACCGCTCGCGCATCCCGATATGGGGCATGGCGGTCGTGTTCGGTCTCGCGCTCGCGTTCATCGTCTGGCGGTACGTCGGGACGTTCGTCCTCGGACTGTTCGTCTACTACATCACGCGCCCGATCCACCGCCGGCTCGCCGACCGCGTGCCGACGTCGAGCCTCGCGGCAGCGGTCTCGCTGTCGACGGTCGCGCTGCCGATCATCCTGCTCATCGGCTACACCCTCTACGTCGGCGTCTTTCAACTCGCCGACGTCGCCGAGAGTGCAAATCTCCAGCCGGTGCTCGACGCGCTCGAACCGTACGTCGGCGATGCCGGCGTCGGCACCGAACCACAGGCGATCATCGATTCGGCCATCGCGGACCCACAGCAGTTCCTGAGCGGCGGCGTGGTCGACGCGATTACTGAGGCCACGACGCCGCTGTTCGCGTATCTCGGCGCGTTCGGCAACGCGCTCATCCACCTGTTCGTCGTGCTCGCGCTTGCGTTCTACCTCCTGCGCGACGATCACAAGCTCGCGGCGTGGTTTCGCCGCCAGCTCGCCGGCGAGGGCACGCCCGTCTACGCCTACCTCGACGCGGTCGACCGCAACCTGAAGACCATCTACTTCGGCAACATCCTGAACGCCTTCTCGACGGCGATCCTCGCGGCGGTCTCGTACAACGCTCTCAACGCGATCAGCCCGGCCGGCGTCGCCGTGCCCTCGCCTACATTGCTGGGTCTGCTCACCGGCGTCGGCAGCCTCGTGCCCGTGATCGGGATGAAGATCGTCTACGTCCCGGTCGCGCTGTTGCTCGGCGTCGAGGCCGTGCTCGTCAGCCCCGCACTGCTCTGGTTCCCGCTCGTCTTCGCCGCCGTCTCGCTGGTCATCGTCGATACGATCCCCGACCTCGTGCTCCGACCCTACGTCTCCGGTCGGGACCTGCATACCGGGTCGGTGATGATCGCCTACATCGTCGGTCCGTTACTGTTCGGCTGGTACGGACTCTTCCTCGGACCGCTCTTGCTCGTGCTGTTCGTCCACTTCGCGCGCATCCTGCTGCCCGAACTCGTCCGTGGCGAACCGCTCACCGCGCAGGCAACGGCGGGCAACCCGCTCCACCCGGCCAGCGATATCGCCGTCCCCGAACCCGAACCGGTCGAGACGGCGGACGAATCGAGCACCGAGAGCGTCGATGAGACAGCGGAATCGGCATCCGATGACGCCGCTCGACGCTCTTCCGAGGGCTCCGATACCGACGATTGA
- a CDS encoding quinone oxidoreductase family protein yields MQAIEITEFGDSGVIESTERDRPEPSDGEVRIAVEAVGVNFADIMQRRGHYVGGPEPPYVPGMEVAGTVDAVGEGVDREVGERVVAMTDEGYAEYATANAAGLFDVPESMSFPEAAGFPVQFLTAHNTLFEWGELEEGERVLVHAAAGGVGTAATQLANEAGAEVFGTASTEEKLALAERLGLDHPIDYTETDFAEEVNEQTDGEGVDLVLDGIGGETTTESLDCLTHFGRMVSYGAASGEPGYPDTSTLLFNNFTIQGYHLGQSMQRDPERVLDAVPHLTELLTSGELEVIVGETFPLAEAADAHEYIENRQSSGKVVLEP; encoded by the coding sequence ATGCAGGCGATCGAAATCACTGAGTTCGGCGACAGCGGCGTCATCGAGAGTACCGAGCGCGACAGACCGGAGCCAAGCGACGGCGAGGTGCGCATCGCCGTCGAGGCCGTCGGAGTGAACTTCGCGGACATCATGCAGCGCCGCGGCCACTACGTCGGCGGGCCGGAACCGCCCTACGTACCGGGCATGGAGGTCGCGGGCACCGTCGACGCGGTCGGGGAGGGCGTCGACCGCGAGGTCGGCGAGCGCGTGGTCGCCATGACCGACGAGGGCTACGCCGAGTACGCCACCGCAAACGCTGCCGGACTGTTCGACGTCCCCGAGTCGATGAGCTTCCCGGAGGCGGCGGGCTTTCCCGTCCAATTCCTGACTGCCCACAACACGCTATTCGAGTGGGGTGAACTGGAGGAAGGCGAGCGCGTGCTGGTCCACGCCGCCGCGGGCGGCGTCGGCACGGCCGCGACCCAACTCGCCAACGAGGCCGGCGCGGAGGTCTTCGGCACCGCGAGTACCGAGGAGAAACTCGCTCTCGCCGAGCGCCTCGGTCTCGACCATCCCATCGACTACACCGAGACCGACTTCGCCGAGGAAGTCAACGAGCAGACCGACGGCGAGGGTGTCGACCTCGTTCTCGACGGGATCGGCGGCGAAACCACCACCGAGAGCCTCGACTGCCTCACCCACTTCGGTCGGATGGTCTCCTATGGAGCGGCGAGCGGCGAACCTGGCTATCCCGACACGAGCACGCTGCTGTTCAACAATTTCACAATCCAGGGCTACCATCTCGGCCAGTCGATGCAGCGCGACCCCGAGCGCGTGCTCGATGCCGTCCCGCATCTGACCGAACTGCTCACGAGCGGCGAGCTCGAAGTGATCGTCGGCGAGACGTTCCCGCTGGCCGAGGCTGCCGACGCCCACGAGTACATCGAGAATCGCCAGTCGAGCGGAAAGGTCGTCCTCGAACCCTAA